One Sodalinema gerasimenkoae IPPAS B-353 DNA segment encodes these proteins:
- the ribBA gene encoding bifunctional 3,4-dihydroxy-2-butanone-4-phosphate synthase/GTP cyclohydrolase II — MESSQANPDRSFEFNSIEEALADLKAGKCVVVVDDENRENEGDVICAADAITGEIINFMAVEARGLICLAMTKDRLDELDLPLMVTSNTEANQTAFTVSIDASPELGVTTGISAEDRARTIRAAVNPTTQPKDLRRPGHIFPLRAHKGGVLKRAGHTEAGVDLARLAGRYPAGVICEIQNPDGTMARLPELIEYAKIHQLKLISIADLISYRLQNERFIQRETIAALPSEFGNFQVYAYRNQMDNTEHLAIVKGDPTSFGDRPVLVRVHSECLTGDALGSLRCDCRLQLQAALKTIEQRGEGVVLYLRQEGRGIGLINKLKAYSLQDMGLDTVEANERLGFPPDLRNYGVGAQMLNDLGVHKIRLITNNPRKIAGLRGYGIEVVARVPLLIEANDYNSVYLATKAKKLGHLLLQTYLATVALHLRGPALSVDERSQLLKELQDLAREHHLLLQEETRPVTVALFGPSALTFHLGFDQANLAQSNWYDNPDHPYVKALVQILDRLSTWDAIASLEFLLSNGQDPMTSLKGKLARRKLAPGEFPSAVCADWATQNIYHVEPTALH; from the coding sequence GTGGAATCGTCTCAAGCCAACCCTGACCGCTCATTTGAGTTCAACAGCATCGAAGAGGCCCTGGCAGACCTCAAAGCTGGCAAGTGCGTTGTTGTCGTCGATGATGAGAATCGAGAAAACGAAGGAGATGTCATCTGTGCCGCCGATGCCATCACCGGCGAAATCATCAACTTTATGGCCGTTGAAGCCCGAGGGCTGATCTGTCTGGCCATGACCAAAGATCGGTTAGACGAACTGGATCTGCCCCTAATGGTCACCAGTAACACCGAAGCCAATCAAACAGCCTTCACCGTGAGTATTGACGCCTCACCGGAGTTAGGGGTGACCACCGGAATTTCCGCCGAAGATCGCGCCCGCACCATCCGCGCTGCCGTTAATCCCACCACTCAACCCAAAGACTTACGCCGTCCTGGACATATTTTTCCATTACGGGCTCATAAAGGAGGGGTGCTCAAGCGAGCGGGCCATACTGAAGCTGGGGTAGATTTAGCTCGCTTAGCCGGCCGCTATCCCGCCGGGGTGATCTGCGAAATCCAGAACCCTGATGGAACCATGGCGCGACTCCCGGAACTCATCGAATATGCCAAAATCCATCAGCTAAAACTCATCAGCATTGCCGATCTCATCAGCTATCGGCTGCAAAACGAACGCTTTATTCAGCGAGAAACCATCGCCGCTCTCCCGTCGGAGTTTGGCAACTTCCAGGTGTACGCCTATCGTAACCAGATGGACAACACCGAACATCTGGCCATTGTCAAAGGAGACCCCACCTCCTTCGGCGATCGCCCAGTGCTGGTACGGGTTCACTCCGAATGTCTCACGGGGGATGCCCTGGGGTCCCTGCGTTGTGACTGTCGTCTGCAACTGCAAGCCGCCCTCAAAACCATCGAACAACGGGGCGAAGGGGTGGTGCTGTATCTGCGCCAAGAAGGACGCGGGATTGGGCTAATTAACAAGCTCAAAGCCTATTCTCTCCAAGATATGGGACTCGATACCGTCGAAGCCAACGAACGCCTCGGCTTTCCCCCAGACCTACGGAACTACGGGGTGGGGGCGCAAATGCTCAATGACCTCGGAGTTCACAAAATCCGTTTAATCACCAATAACCCACGGAAAATCGCCGGCCTACGAGGCTACGGCATTGAAGTGGTCGCTCGCGTTCCTTTACTGATTGAAGCCAACGACTACAACTCGGTCTACTTAGCCACCAAAGCCAAAAAACTCGGCCACCTGTTGCTGCAAACCTATCTGGCGACCGTGGCCCTGCACCTGCGGGGACCGGCCCTCTCAGTAGATGAGCGATCGCAACTCCTGAAAGAACTCCAAGACCTGGCCCGGGAGCATCATCTCCTATTACAAGAGGAAACTCGCCCCGTCACCGTGGCCCTATTCGGTCCGTCTGCCTTGACCTTCCATTTAGGCTTCGACCAAGCCAACTTAGCTCAGTCAAATTGGTATGACAACCCCGACCATCCCTATGTGAAGGCCCTTGTGCAAATTCTCGATCGCCTCAGTACCTGGGATGCGATCGCCTCTTTGGAATTTCTCCTCTCGAATGGTCAGGACCCCATGACCAGTCTCAAAGGGAAACTGGCCCGGCGCAAGCTTGCCCCCGGAGAATTTCCCTCCGCCGTCTGCGCCGACTGGGCCACTCAGAACATCTATCATGTGGAGCCAACAGCCCTACATTAG
- a CDS encoding glyoxalase-like domain protein encodes MVEIVFSLQIPPSLLAALPLMDTLFSTQGIMVMLLAAYGVAMWMFLTSAPKVHTVMVSDLAIAQQFYEGELRLPAAEVPLHYYYNYDQTLGAAAVDPLYLSADFGPSRPVPEPEGLWYQLKKNAQLHVIAGASLGRQNRQRHVCFDRDCLEEVLLQAQRQGAKYKIRSEKPLNFLLKDLQGNVIEMVEAKA; translated from the coding sequence ATGGTTGAAATTGTTTTTAGTTTACAGATCCCCCCGAGTTTGTTAGCCGCCCTCCCCTTGATGGATACTCTATTCTCCACTCAGGGCATCATGGTGATGTTGTTGGCGGCCTACGGCGTTGCCATGTGGATGTTTCTCACCAGCGCCCCCAAGGTCCATACGGTGATGGTCTCTGATCTGGCGATCGCCCAACAGTTTTATGAGGGGGAGCTACGGCTTCCGGCAGCGGAAGTGCCCCTGCATTACTATTACAACTACGATCAGACCCTGGGAGCGGCGGCGGTCGATCCCCTGTACCTGTCGGCGGACTTCGGCCCTTCCCGACCCGTTCCTGAGCCGGAAGGGTTATGGTACCAACTGAAAAAGAACGCCCAGCTTCATGTGATTGCTGGGGCCAGTTTGGGACGACAGAATCGCCAACGTCATGTCTGCTTTGACCGCGACTGTCTCGAAGAAGTGTTGCTGCAAGCCCAACGCCAGGGGGCTAAGTATAAAATCCGCAGCGAGAAGCCCCTGAATTTCCTCTTGAAAGACCTTCAGGGGAATGTGATTGAGATGGTCGAAGCGAAGGCCTAA
- a CDS encoding sigma-70 family RNA polymerase sigma factor, translating to MQIPTFPEAQHPIVKSLFHHSDRELLTLYQRYPQEGKYFTALFCRYSAIVYTLVHHSVTSPVRADYLFVLIWQRIFHEMRSLDLNPSADANEDETGEVTLQNWLIQLTALSIDQAQLPEVEAIQYSLDSAPPPLWCYLQQALDLLDPLLRLMVVMSQTFKWSETRIAAYLQAEGERLTPADVARQLPSGYRELETNLPEDIRAIYLETAESLAGSSNAHLSEQMS from the coding sequence GTGCAAATCCCAACCTTCCCCGAAGCCCAACACCCGATCGTCAAGTCCCTATTTCACCACAGCGATCGCGAACTGCTGACCCTCTATCAGCGTTATCCACAAGAGGGAAAATATTTTACTGCCCTGTTTTGTCGTTACAGTGCCATCGTCTATACCCTCGTTCACCATTCGGTGACCTCTCCGGTGCGGGCCGATTACCTGTTTGTGTTGATTTGGCAACGAATTTTCCATGAAATGCGATCGCTCGATCTCAATCCTAGCGCCGATGCCAATGAGGATGAGACGGGAGAGGTGACCCTGCAAAATTGGTTAATTCAACTAACGGCCCTCTCGATTGATCAAGCCCAACTCCCCGAAGTCGAGGCCATTCAATACTCCCTCGACAGCGCCCCACCCCCCTTATGGTGCTATCTTCAGCAAGCCTTAGACCTCCTTGACCCCTTGTTACGCCTGATGGTGGTCATGTCCCAGACCTTTAAGTGGAGTGAAACCCGCATTGCGGCCTATCTGCAAGCGGAAGGGGAACGACTGACTCCAGCCGATGTGGCGCGGCAGTTGCCCTCAGGCTATCGTGAACTAGAAACCAATCTCCCAGAGGATATTCGGGCCATTTATTTAGAAACGGCCGAGAGTCTGGCGGGGTCGTCGAATGCCCATTTGTCGGAACAGATGTCTTGA
- a CDS encoding tetratricopeptide repeat protein, with protein MPTWVRTLTGIPLLLLLGLLAPDPLLSQGVEDNNSGVRIERNRETSPRSEADRLLQEGRNQRDEGNYREAIALWQQALELYTQMYDWGAMTQLYTQLGSAYAQLNNLTQAQQMFEAQVSLTRRRDNRRALMAGLNNLGTVLLRRGQLDAAQTRFDEALALATEGNVIRVLGLTHSNLGLLAATRGNHRDAIPLYERALQYRIQARDVSGQANTFNHLGDAYWALDDYENAIANYGAALRQVEGRESQFENYLRAVDGLATAHRSVGRYLRAQELLETRLERVRERGDVRQEMRSLEALAELYLAAGEREEAIRFYSGAIALAEQLEDIRAVSALENALSPLLIRR; from the coding sequence ATGCCAACTTGGGTTAGGACATTGACAGGGATACCACTTTTACTGCTGCTGGGACTTCTGGCCCCCGACCCCCTACTGAGTCAAGGGGTTGAGGACAATAACTCGGGAGTCCGCATTGAACGCAACCGCGAGACCTCCCCTCGCAGTGAAGCCGATCGCTTACTTCAGGAAGGACGTAATCAACGAGATGAGGGCAATTATCGCGAGGCGATCGCCCTCTGGCAACAGGCCCTAGAGTTATACACGCAGATGTATGACTGGGGAGCGATGACCCAACTTTATACCCAGTTGGGGTCAGCCTATGCCCAGTTGAATAACTTAACCCAAGCCCAGCAGATGTTCGAGGCCCAGGTGTCCCTGACGCGACGGCGAGATAATCGGCGGGCCCTGATGGCGGGATTAAACAATTTGGGGACAGTGTTATTACGTCGCGGCCAGTTGGATGCCGCTCAAACTCGTTTTGATGAAGCCTTAGCCCTGGCCACCGAAGGCAATGTGATTCGGGTGTTGGGCTTAACTCACAGTAATTTGGGTCTACTCGCCGCCACTCGCGGCAATCACCGGGACGCCATCCCCCTCTATGAACGGGCCCTGCAATATCGCATTCAAGCCCGAGATGTTTCGGGCCAGGCGAATACCTTTAATCATCTTGGGGATGCCTATTGGGCTTTAGATGATTATGAGAATGCGATCGCCAACTATGGGGCGGCGTTGCGACAAGTGGAGGGGAGAGAGTCTCAGTTCGAGAATTACCTGCGGGCCGTTGATGGACTAGCTACGGCCCATCGCTCTGTGGGACGCTATCTGCGGGCCCAGGAACTCCTGGAAACTCGTCTCGAACGGGTCCGAGAACGGGGAGATGTACGGCAAGAAATGAGGAGTTTAGAGGCCCTGGCCGAACTGTATCTAGCAGCCGGAGAGCGAGAGGAGGCGATTCGCTTCTATAGTGGGGCGATCGCCCTCGCCGAACAGCTAGAGGACATCCGCGCCGTCTCTGCCTTGGAGAATGCCCTAAGCCCCCTCCTAATACGCCGCTAG
- a CDS encoding YccF domain-containing protein — protein MSLIGNVIWLIFGGLLSGLGYIVGGLGLCLTIVGIPFGWQAIKLGFATMTPFGRKIVEDENPNSTLKTIFNVIWILLFGWEIAISHLVHAAILAITIIGLPFAKQHIKLVQLALFPFGRSFQ, from the coding sequence ATGAGCCTTATTGGTAACGTTATCTGGCTAATTTTCGGCGGCTTGCTATCAGGCTTGGGCTATATCGTCGGTGGACTCGGACTTTGTCTGACCATTGTCGGGATTCCCTTCGGATGGCAAGCGATTAAGCTCGGTTTTGCGACGATGACCCCCTTCGGACGCAAAATCGTCGAAGATGAAAACCCCAATAGCACTCTCAAGACCATCTTCAATGTCATCTGGATTTTGCTATTTGGTTGGGAGATTGCCATCTCACACTTGGTTCACGCCGCTATCTTGGCCATTACCATCATCGGTTTACCCTTCGCCAAACAACATATTAAGCTGGTTCAACTAGCCCTATTTCCTTTCGGTCGGTCTTTTCAGTAG
- a CDS encoding Dethiobiotin synthetase yields MDEQTARNFILDQGMALQERRNPNAFLILLQQGKSPVPGQMTSLLLALKILYQSLEGASHIDRPLAYALHRLAQDSRHHFEEGRRKRVAWSPLLISDLERLDQLVSSILSGQWQG; encoded by the coding sequence ATGGACGAGCAAACAGCCCGTAATTTCATCCTCGATCAGGGAATGGCGTTACAAGAGCGACGCAACCCCAATGCCTTCTTGATTTTATTGCAGCAGGGAAAGTCGCCGGTTCCTGGACAAATGACCTCGCTGTTACTGGCGTTAAAGATTCTCTATCAGTCCTTGGAGGGGGCGTCACACATTGATCGCCCTCTGGCCTATGCCCTCCACCGTCTGGCTCAGGATAGCCGCCATCATTTCGAGGAGGGCCGCCGTAAGCGGGTGGCCTGGTCTCCCCTCCTCATCTCCGATTTGGAACGCCTCGATCAGTTAGTCTCTAGTATTCTCTCGGGCCAATGGCAGGGATGA
- the miaA gene encoding tRNA (adenosine(37)-N6)-dimethylallyltransferase MiaA, with translation MSGLIVICGATATGKSQLAIAVAQRLGSVILSADSRQVYREFDIGTAKPSLEQQQQVPHYFIDSCDPRETFTMGQYQRQAQRQIAQQHQSCPESPPLLVGGTGLYIKSITRGLRMPAISPQPELRSQLQTLGQRQCYKLLQQVDEPASQRIHPNDASRTLRALEVYYVSGRPLSEQQGEQPPKYPILHLGLHADPDLLRDRIARRTQQMVEMGLVEEVNALCDRYGDDLPLLQTLGYAEMGRYRRGEISLDEAMAETTLHTCQFAKRQRTWFRAYPEIEWFDVNDTHVTERVFTRIQQWKNTW, from the coding sequence GTGAGCGGCCTAATCGTGATTTGTGGAGCGACAGCAACGGGAAAATCGCAGTTGGCGATCGCCGTAGCGCAGCGGTTAGGCTCAGTAATTCTCAGTGCGGATTCACGCCAGGTGTATCGGGAATTCGATATTGGGACGGCGAAACCGAGTCTTGAGCAACAGCAGCAGGTTCCCCATTATTTTATTGATAGCTGTGACCCCCGCGAGACCTTTACCATGGGGCAGTATCAACGCCAGGCGCAACGGCAAATTGCCCAGCAGCACCAGAGTTGTCCTGAGTCGCCGCCGCTGTTGGTCGGGGGAACGGGACTTTATATTAAGTCCATCACCCGAGGCTTAAGGATGCCAGCAATTAGCCCTCAGCCTGAGTTGCGATCGCAGCTTCAGACCCTCGGTCAACGGCAATGCTACAAATTGCTGCAACAGGTGGACGAGCCAGCCAGTCAACGGATTCACCCCAATGATGCCAGCCGCACCCTGCGGGCTTTGGAGGTCTATTATGTTAGCGGTCGTCCCTTGTCAGAACAACAAGGAGAACAGCCGCCCAAGTATCCTATTTTACACCTAGGACTGCACGCTGATCCAGACCTGTTGCGCGATCGCATCGCCCGGCGAACTCAGCAGATGGTGGAGATGGGGCTGGTCGAAGAAGTCAACGCCTTATGCGATCGCTATGGTGATGATTTACCCTTGTTACAGACCTTGGGCTATGCCGAGATGGGACGCTACCGGCGAGGGGAGATCTCCTTGGACGAGGCCATGGCCGAAACCACGTTACATACGTGCCAATTTGCCAAGCGTCAACGAACCTGGTTTCGCGCCTATCCTGAGATTGAATGGTTTGATGTTAACGACACTCACGTAACCGAACGTGTGTTCACACGAATTCAGCAATGGAAAAACACCTGGTAA
- the gyrB gene encoding DNA topoisomerase (ATP-hydrolyzing) subunit B has product MTSSYSADQIQVLEGLEAVRKRPGMYIGSTGPRGLHHLVYEVVDNAIDEALAGYCTHIEIDIHADGSVSVTDNGRGIPTDVHSKTGRSALETVMTVLHAGGKFGGGGYKVSGGLHGVGVSVVNALSEWVEVTVWRDKKIHLQRYERGKPASELTSKPSSEKQRTGTSVRFLPDRDIFVTTGIEFDFNAIGARVRELAYLNAGVRITFTDYRLDLLGKEEPRVETYFYEGGIREYIQYMNRDKEPLHEEIIYVEGERDGVVVEAALQWSVNAYSDSLLGFANNIRTVDGGTHLEGLKSVLTRTMNVTARKRNKLKDNQPNLGGENIREGLTGIISVKVPDPEFEGQTKTKLGNPEVRGIVDSLVGEVLTEYLEFRPHVADAILEKAIQAFNAAEAARRARELVRRKSVLESSTLPGKLADCSSKDPSESEIFIVEGDSAGGSAKQGRDRRFQAILPLRGKILNIEKTDDAKIYKNNEVQSLIAALGLGIKGEDFEVSQLRYHRIILMTDADVDGAHIRTLLLTFFYRYQRDMVEQGFVYIACPPLYKVERGRSHHYCYSDRELQRHLNELPSNANYNIQRFKGLGEMMPTQLWDTTMNPESRLLKRVEIEDAVEADRIFTVLMGDKVAPRREFIETEGPKLNLTDLDI; this is encoded by the coding sequence ATGACTAGTAGCTACAGTGCCGATCAAATCCAAGTTCTCGAAGGGCTGGAGGCGGTTCGCAAGCGGCCGGGGATGTACATCGGCTCCACAGGTCCACGTGGCTTACATCACCTCGTGTATGAGGTAGTCGACAACGCCATCGATGAGGCCCTGGCTGGATACTGTACGCATATTGAAATTGATATCCACGCCGATGGCTCCGTTAGCGTTACCGACAACGGGCGCGGCATTCCCACCGATGTTCACTCCAAAACCGGACGCTCCGCCCTCGAAACGGTCATGACCGTTCTCCACGCCGGGGGAAAATTCGGCGGCGGTGGTTATAAAGTCTCCGGGGGTCTCCATGGGGTGGGTGTATCCGTCGTCAACGCCCTCTCCGAATGGGTAGAAGTCACCGTTTGGCGCGATAAAAAAATTCACCTGCAACGCTACGAACGAGGAAAGCCCGCCTCAGAGTTAACCTCGAAACCCAGCTCTGAGAAGCAACGCACCGGCACCTCAGTTCGTTTCCTCCCCGACCGTGATATCTTCGTCACCACCGGCATTGAGTTTGATTTTAATGCCATCGGCGCTCGGGTGCGAGAGTTAGCCTATCTCAACGCCGGAGTTCGCATTACCTTTACTGACTATCGCCTCGACTTGTTGGGCAAAGAGGAACCCCGGGTTGAAACCTATTTCTATGAGGGGGGGATTCGTGAATATATCCAATATATGAACCGCGACAAAGAACCCCTCCATGAGGAAATTATCTATGTGGAAGGGGAACGAGATGGCGTCGTGGTTGAAGCCGCCCTGCAATGGTCGGTGAATGCTTACAGTGACTCTCTCCTTGGCTTTGCTAACAACATTCGTACGGTGGATGGGGGGACCCACCTCGAAGGTCTCAAATCAGTCCTCACCCGGACCATGAACGTCACCGCCCGCAAACGCAACAAACTCAAGGACAATCAGCCCAATCTTGGCGGCGAGAACATCCGGGAGGGCTTGACGGGGATTATTTCTGTGAAAGTCCCTGATCCTGAATTTGAGGGACAAACCAAAACCAAGTTAGGTAATCCCGAAGTACGGGGAATTGTGGATTCTCTGGTGGGAGAAGTGCTGACGGAATATCTGGAGTTTCGTCCCCATGTGGCCGATGCCATTTTAGAGAAAGCCATTCAGGCCTTCAACGCCGCCGAAGCCGCCCGCCGGGCCCGGGAGTTGGTCCGTCGTAAGTCAGTATTGGAATCCTCCACCCTACCGGGGAAACTCGCCGATTGCAGTTCCAAAGACCCCTCAGAGTCTGAGATTTTCATTGTGGAGGGGGATTCCGCTGGAGGGAGTGCCAAACAAGGACGCGATCGCCGTTTCCAAGCTATTTTGCCCCTGCGCGGTAAAATCCTCAACATCGAAAAAACGGACGATGCCAAGATTTACAAGAATAATGAGGTGCAATCTCTAATTGCTGCGTTGGGATTAGGGATTAAAGGGGAAGACTTTGAGGTATCCCAGTTACGCTATCACCGCATTATCCTCATGACTGACGCTGATGTGGATGGGGCCCACATTCGTACATTGCTCTTAACCTTCTTCTATCGTTATCAGCGCGACATGGTGGAACAGGGCTTTGTCTACATTGCCTGTCCGCCCCTATATAAGGTTGAACGGGGTCGCAGTCATCACTATTGTTACAGCGATCGCGAACTCCAGCGCCATCTCAACGAACTCCCCAGCAATGCCAATTACAACATCCAACGCTTTAAGGGCTTAGGGGAGATGATGCCTACCCAACTCTGGGATACCACGATGAACCCAGAAAGTCGCTTATTAAAGCGGGTGGAAATTGAGGATGCGGTAGAAGCCGATCGCATCTTTACGGTTCTCATGGGGGATAAAGTCGCCCCTCGCCGAGAATTCATCGAAACAGAAGGGCCAAAACTGAATCTCACCGATTTAGACATCTAA
- a CDS encoding photosystem II protein, Psb35-related, translating into MTLFIIALLFTGWVAAAVLGTQAYFRGEQTKPIHERNWNSEGFDRFAEAFTGQKTDYRDRVPAYGLDVYQRNHLGE; encoded by the coding sequence ATGACTTTGTTTATCATTGCCTTACTATTCACCGGCTGGGTCGCAGCCGCTGTACTCGGAACCCAAGCCTACTTCCGTGGGGAGCAAACCAAGCCCATCCACGAGCGCAATTGGAACTCAGAAGGATTCGATCGCTTCGCCGAAGCCTTCACCGGACAGAAAACCGACTATCGAGATCGCGTCCCGGCTTATGGCCTCGATGTCTATCAACGCAACCACTTAGGCGAATAG
- a CDS encoding ArsR/SmtB family transcription factor — translation MTPTSPSSTPRPSDCRLIEIPPEALNDIAEFFKTLSEVSRLQIVCSLKAGEKNVSEIIEATELGQANVSKHLRILAQAGLVTRRQQGVHVYYRIANPVVFSLCELACDVLTLQLEQQSQSFAAMKRLKNSF, via the coding sequence ATGACTCCAACCTCTCCCTCCTCCACTCCCCGCCCGAGTGATTGTCGTTTAATCGAGATTCCCCCAGAAGCCCTCAACGATATTGCCGAATTCTTCAAGACCCTGTCCGAGGTGAGTCGCCTGCAAATCGTCTGTAGCCTCAAGGCGGGCGAGAAAAACGTCTCGGAGATTATCGAAGCCACAGAATTGGGACAGGCTAACGTCTCCAAGCATTTGCGAATTTTGGCCCAGGCGGGACTCGTCACCCGTCGCCAACAGGGGGTTCACGTCTATTACCGTATTGCCAATCCTGTGGTCTTCTCCCTCTGTGAGTTAGCCTGTGATGTCCTGACGCTACAGCTAGAACAGCAAAGCCAATCCTTTGCTGCTATGAAGCGATTGAAAAATTCCTTTTAA
- a CDS encoding MBL fold metallo-hydrolase, which yields MLFRQLFDPETSTYTYLIADEETRDAILVDPVLEQLERDLQLLKELNLKLCYGLETHVHADHITATGKLRERTGCQGIVPENAQADCADRFIKDGEELVLGGVNIRAIASLGHTDSHMAYLVNGTHLLTGDSLLIRGCGRTDFQSGDAGTLYDVVTERFFTLPENTLVYPGHDYRGQTVSTIGEEKRHNPRFAGRDRAEFIELMANLNLPNPKKIAEAVPANQRCGNVPA from the coding sequence ATGCTATTCCGCCAACTTTTCGACCCAGAGACCTCCACCTACACCTACCTGATTGCCGATGAGGAGACTCGCGACGCTATCCTCGTCGACCCGGTTCTCGAACAACTCGAACGGGATCTGCAACTCCTCAAAGAACTGAACTTGAAGCTATGCTATGGCTTAGAAACCCATGTTCATGCCGACCACATCACGGCGACGGGGAAACTGCGAGAACGAACTGGCTGTCAGGGAATCGTCCCCGAAAATGCCCAGGCCGACTGTGCCGATCGCTTCATTAAGGATGGAGAGGAGTTGGTCTTAGGTGGGGTCAACATTCGGGCGATCGCCAGTTTAGGCCATACCGATAGCCACATGGCCTATCTGGTGAATGGAACCCATCTCCTCACAGGGGATTCCCTCTTGATTCGCGGCTGTGGACGGACAGACTTCCAAAGTGGTGATGCCGGAACCCTCTATGATGTGGTCACGGAACGGTTTTTCACCCTGCCTGAGAATACCCTCGTCTATCCAGGCCATGATTACCGAGGTCAGACCGTTTCCACCATTGGCGAAGAAAAACGCCATAATCCTCGCTTTGCGGGCCGCGATCGCGCCGAGTTCATCGAACTGATGGCCAACCTCAATCTCCCCAACCCCAAGAAAATCGCCGAAGCGGTTCCAGCGAACCAACGCTGCGGGAATGTGCCTGCCTAA
- a CDS encoding sulfite exporter TauE/SafE family protein, with protein MDITWIIGHILAVGIGVSLGLLGGGGSILAVPILVYVMGRSPREAIAASLFIVGVVSLIGLIPHAKAGHVSLKLALTFAPAAMVGAYAGARLVELPFISDTIQLVAFGIVMFLASILMIRKKRDAAPPQAASHIAPKSPSLGKVLLIPLEGLFVGVITGFVGVGGGFAIIPALVLLGGTPMKEAIGTSLLIIALKSATAFWGYLGQVSLDWSIILSFTLAASLGTYGGAVLSRRIDASHLQKAFGYFVLAVSIFVLIQR; from the coding sequence ATGGATATTACTTGGATTATTGGACATATCCTGGCCGTCGGGATTGGCGTTAGTTTAGGACTGCTCGGGGGCGGTGGTTCCATTCTGGCCGTTCCCATCCTCGTCTATGTGATGGGCCGATCGCCCCGAGAGGCGATCGCCGCCAGTCTCTTTATCGTAGGGGTCGTGAGTCTCATAGGACTGATTCCCCATGCCAAAGCCGGTCACGTCAGTCTCAAACTCGCATTAACCTTCGCCCCAGCCGCCATGGTGGGGGCCTATGCTGGGGCGAGACTGGTGGAACTGCCCTTTATTAGTGACACCATCCAACTGGTGGCCTTCGGAATCGTCATGTTCCTGGCCAGCATTCTTATGATTCGCAAAAAACGGGATGCTGCTCCCCCCCAAGCTGCGAGCCATATCGCCCCCAAATCCCCATCTTTGGGTAAAGTGCTGCTGATTCCCCTAGAGGGGCTTTTCGTAGGGGTCATTACCGGCTTTGTAGGGGTTGGCGGCGGCTTTGCCATTATCCCCGCCCTCGTCTTACTGGGGGGAACGCCCATGAAGGAGGCCATTGGCACCTCCTTACTGATTATTGCCCTGAAATCTGCCACCGCCTTTTGGGGCTACCTCGGTCAAGTCTCCTTGGATTGGTCCATCATCCTTTCCTTTACCCTGGCTGCTAGTCTCGGGACCTATGGCGGGGCAGTGTTAAGCCGTCGCATTGATGCGTCTCATCTCCAGAAGGCCTTTGGCTATTTTGTCTTAGCCGTCTCGATTTTTGTCTTAATTCAACGGTAA
- a CDS encoding low molecular weight protein-tyrosine-phosphatase — translation MAYRLLFVCLGNICRSPSAENIMRHLVAEAGLEEQIICDSAGTSSYHIGSSPDARMRSAAKKRGIELVGQARQFIPADFDQFDLILAMDRDNYAGIMALDRHGQYDDRVRMMCDFCRHHQLKEVPDPYYGGAEGFDRVIDLLLDACEGLLEEIRLKLR, via the coding sequence ATGGCATATCGTTTACTGTTTGTTTGTTTGGGCAACATTTGCCGATCGCCCTCGGCGGAAAACATCATGCGTCACTTAGTGGCTGAGGCGGGGCTGGAGGAGCAAATTATCTGTGACTCAGCCGGAACGTCAAGTTATCACATTGGGAGTTCTCCCGATGCTCGGATGCGATCGGCGGCTAAAAAACGGGGCATCGAGTTAGTGGGACAAGCTCGCCAGTTTATTCCCGCAGATTTTGACCAGTTTGACCTGATTCTAGCCATGGATCGGGATAATTATGCCGGAATCATGGCCCTAGATCGTCACGGACAGTATGACGATCGCGTGCGGATGATGTGTGATTTTTGCCGTCATCATCAGCTCAAGGAGGTTCCAGACCCCTATTACGGGGGAGCAGAGGGTTTTGATCGGGTCATTGACTTACTTCTCGATGCCTGTGAGGGCTTATTAGAGGAGATTCGCCTAAAATTGAGGTAA